CCCGAGCTGGAAATAATAAATTTCGGAGCAGTGAACGCTTCGAACTGAAGTGTGTCTGCAGGCTTTACTGTAAATTGCTCGCCACGAATTGACCAAGCTATTTCGCCTGACCGACAAGTCTGGGACTGGACAGTAAGCGGACTGCACAGTAAACGGAGCATGAAGCTGGAAGGCTGTAGGCAAGATGGGGCCGGAAGTAGCGAAACGTCTGACACGTGTTTTCGCTTCATTAATGCTGCCGTTGCCGCAACTGTAGAACGCACACAACGAGGAAGTGAAAAGCGGAGCGTTCGGACACGTAACTAGAAAATGGTGCTGAAGGCGAGAaacccctctttttttttctcacccaAAGTGCACGCTCACGTCGATATTCGTACCATACTGAAAGGATCTCCACAGCAAGTGGAGAGCCCAAGGAGCCCAACATGGACTCCAAAAGAGACGTCTGTCTGCAAAAACAACATGGCCGTCACGATCGTTTGGTCTCACACTCCCACACACACGCGCGTGCCGCGCCACAATGAACGCTCTCGGCTTGTGAACCAAATCTGCGCTTCTATCGGAGGTAACGCCGGGTGCACAAACAATAAAATAAGGAAATACGTAGCGGAGGCAAGCACAATAGAATGAACGGAAGAGAATGTGAGTGAAAGCTAAATGACCGGCCTCAAGGGGCTCGCGCGGAAGTTAGAGCACATACGTAAGCTCCCGCATTTTTTGTTGCTCACGGGAGCAGTATATAACGGGGGCTGGGGAAACCAAGCGCGACAGTTGAAACTCTAGCAGCAGGCACTGCGTGAATCGATAAACCGCCGTCCGCAGTAGCAAGCATGAACGCCTGGGTGAGTTGAAGTGGTTGCAGTTGTCACGGTTGCAAACGTGTAGGCTGTAGGCGTAAATGATGGTTTGGTGACGGCTGATGCCACAGACGGTATGGTACGTCCAAAGCAACCATTGAATCGTAAAAAGAGAAAGTGTCAGGCCACAGCACCAATTTAGTCTCTAAATTAATTTTCGGAGAACAGCCGTTATGAGCTATTCTTAAGGCTTTTTTCTTTCAATGTCCGCTTGTTTCGAGAGGCTGGGCCATCTTCTCACTAGTATTTTCGAAGAGCACGCACCCACTCCCGGGCAGCTTTTTTTCGACTAACTGAGGCCTAATAGGCCTCAGTTAGTCGGCGCGAAGGCTCGGACCCCACGGAAGCTCTGCGTCCTGCTTTGCAATGGCGAGTGTCTTCATTTTTCATGGCGCCATACTTACTGCACTGAGCACAACCTGGCGCAAAGCTTTCATATTTCCTACTCAGCTATGGCATCACACCCACCGTGCCAAAGCTGTTTCCTTCCTTCTCTGTATGATTTTGTGCAGCCCTGGTAATATGCTCAGCCGAGGACTGACATGTTCAGCCAATTAATAGCTTTAGTGGTTGATCCCATTTAAAGGAGTGGTTAGAGCTCTCCGCTTGAATACGCATGAGGACTGCTTTGATTCCCGGTACCACTGCGCCAATTTTTACGCTGTATGAAAATCATTCTACGTTCTTGAGAATGGGCGGACGCGTTCCACCATCTCCTAGCTCATAACTATTGTTAGAACAGGGGCCGAATTAACAACGTTTTCCTTACGTAAGTGTCGTTTGCAGTTGGCCATTTGCTTTCGCAAATACCAGGTCCAGCCAACCCTGATGCAGGACATATTATTAAACAGGGGGCCGGCTAATTGCAAAGAGCagttacgaaagaaaagcttagTGAATCTGGCCGCAAGATCTTTGTGAATACGAGCTCTGGGTCCGTactcacacaaaaaaattattacGATACAACTGTTCGTAATAGCAAATCTTGGCCAATCGTGGTGCTGGGCTAATTATAAAGGAAGGCAGCCATGTCAATGGGAAAAAGCATTCGCAAACAAAATTTTTTGTGTATTCGGCAGTAGGGATCGCTTTTACAAAACTCttctttcgtaagtgctatttgccTTTGACCAGCCGCCTTCACTAATGCTGTATCCAACATCAGGATTGGGTAAAATTTTTCCTTACGAATAATTCAAGCGTAAGAACTTTTGGTGAACACGGGCTCAGGGACGAAAGAGCAATTACTAGCGAAATGCTTTGTGAATTTGGTACCAGGACAAACACTGAATGAGGGCGACATATGCGCTCCTCCATTTTCACATGCTTTCGTCACACAGAAAATTGTGTGAACGCCGCGTCATGACAGATAAGCTCTGTGAGAAATTACGAGTTGATATGAAACGTGTTGAGCAGGAGCACGTGATAAATGGCCAGTTAACTCCTGGCTGCTACGTTCAAACTTATACCACCCGGCGCATGCGTTTTCAAACCATGAAACTAAGAAATGCGAGAGCCGCATAGTGATACACTCCCTTTAGGAATGAGAAGCATATACTTCGTCAAATTTTTTGACTAACGAATCACTACAGCCGCCCTCGCAAAGCAGTTCCAACCTAAGAAAGGTGGTTTGTTGTTGGTCGCTGCCTCTGCTTTTCTCTCATTGTATGTTTTTGTTGGCCAGTGCAAGGAAGCAGGCCACTCACGAGCTTGTCTTACGGGGGCGAATGAATTGAGAATTTTCCGTTTGTTAATTGCACGGACGCCACAGTTCCTTCTCAATACTACTTGCTTTAAAAGCAAATAGTTCAAGGTATGAATTGTGGTACTATCTCATTAACGTGCTTAAGTTGAGCATAATCTACATTGCGTGTAAAGAACACGCTAAATAAATACACCGCAGGTTAAAAGCTTTTGACATGCAATGTACACCATTGCTTACGTGTCTAGTGCTTATAATGGCCCCACGCACTGACTTACATAAAATATTTTGAACGTGCCTCGTACTTCAATTTTTTCTAAAGGAAGCAAGAGTTCGGGTTTTCCCATCTAAATACATTGGAAAGAAGAAATCGTATTTCTCGGctaccaaatttgatgaggtttgttgcatataaaagaaaaagttaaaatataCTGACGGTTGGTTGCGAATTTTCGATTTCTCTCGTCAACGTTTTAATAAAAATTGGGGAAAATTGCAAATTCTCAGAGAAAAAACTATCAAGTTagaactctgtaactcagcaataaaaattgatatcacaattctataaATGGCACCTAATCGTACATCTAAAGCTGACAAAATTGATATAATATATATGGCTCTCAAATAAACCATTAATACGTGAATAAAGCTTTTACAAATCCCGTTCATGCAAGATTTTTTCACgcaagatataaattgacatatcaaatttgttCGCTTTGGATGATCTAATGCATATTGTttgcagaactgcgatatctgtttttggtgcagagccACAAATTTGTGAACGTcgggcttctattttttttttcaagcttatcAATTTTTGAAAACTCCTTTTAAGAAATTCAAGTCTTAAATCAAAATtatgcttccaacagtcactagaacgTAAATTTATCgctcaagttcaacaaattttattcaaatcggtccaggagTTATCTCAAAAAATAATTTCcacgttttacatgtatttgaaaaggtggcatcggagttaggcccgagctaaagcttcctcttaacattGACGCGTCTTCACTTTTTTGACTTTACTTAATAGAGAGCATGCGTGCTGAAATGTTGTTTAAAAAGTTTTGTGGCTACTTTTATTTGCTGTATTGCTGACTTCTAGCTGCATTCCAGTGTTTGTCGCCACAGTTCATGGTTGTATCGTCGAACTTCTGAATGTGCACTATTGTTATTAGTATTGCTGCATTTCATCATATTTGTAATCGCTGTGTCCGTTTTACAGTGTCCCGTTCAGCGTTTCGTACCAAGAATTGTGTTCAAATATATTTGCCCTCGATCTTTCGCATTTTGGCTGCATTATGCATACAAAACATTTTGGGGTAGATTATTCATTCATTGGAGTGATATCATCCCAAAGCAAACACTGGAGCTATGAGACACGCTGCAGTGGAGGGCTCAGAATTAAccatgaccacctggggttcttccaCGTGCACGTAAATCTTAGTACgagagtgtttttgcatttcgactaCATTGGTGACGACGCAGCCGGGCATTGAACGCGCGACCACGGGCTCCGCAGGTGGACGGGTCATTGTTACTTAATATGTGTACTTCTGAGTTTGATTTCAACTAGTATTAATGTGATCTTGTATAAATCTTGGTCTTGATCAAAGCTTGGTCCAATGCAATTGAATTATGTTGTAgataaataaagaaacaaatacaTTTATTCACGTGTTCGATGGGCAGCCACCTTGTAAGGTGAACTGAGCTTGGGACATATGTGGCGAAAGAGAATATACGCAGGGTCGAATGAAATTTTGGTGGTGTGATGTGTTGACGTGGGATCGAACTGACACTGCAGTAGCGCGAAAGCACACTCGCTTTCTTATTTTCGTTCGAAGTGTTTTGATGGATCCAACCATTTCTAAGGGCATTAGACCAAGAATAATATGTATGTGAGAACTACGGGCGTCTGTTTAGGAGTAAAAAATATTGCTTTAGTTCTGCTTGTATTGATTTGTAATTAATTTATATCACTCTGCGTACACACCTTGAAAGCTTTCATGGATAACCTGACAGTTCACAAAACGTGGTTCGAAACGTATGAAGAGCACGTATGAAACAGAGCAGAGATACGAGAGCCGCATGCCCTCAGCCTTTGTTTTCAGGTTTCTAGATAGTCGCACTGATCCAATAGAACTTCTTGGGCAACTTGGTGCTGATATATCCTAGGTATACTTggctgtggcgcgaaatgcattttgtgaaaaggggacagaagagaggagacagtgaagttactgtctcctctcttctgtccccttttcacaaaatgcatttcgcgccacagccAAGTATACCTAGGTCGCACTGATGCTAGTGCCGCCGCAAGGTATGGGCGTTGGCCAGGTCAAATTATTGGACAATGTTTCACCTACTTATCCCGTCTTGATCTTTCTGGAATACTATTTCACGTACCTAAAATATAATTGATCCAATGGGCCACGTGGGAGCggccgctgcgcgctgagtcacgtacctcaggacgttcattaaagtttacatccatccatccatccatccatccatccatccatccatccatccatccatccatccatccatccatccatccatccatccaatggGCCATGTTCGTTTTAAATGTTTCCCATGGCTCCCCTACACTTCCACCAGTTCTTACTGTTTCTCGAGCACCAGGAGATTGTGAAGCACTTGCGGAGGAGGAAGGAAACGAATGTAGGCTATAGAGAGGGAGAAGAATGGATGCAAGTGGGGAAGGTGGCGAAAGAAGGGAGTGGGGGATGCTGGGCCGGGATTGGTTGGCGTGTGCGATAAGGTCAACACCATAAAAACCCCGCCAGGCTCTCTCTTCGACACAAAGCGCaatgatgtcatgacatgtgttAATTTTGTTTCAAATGGGCTACATATAGTGGTTTGAACCGTCGCCTTGTTGTTTACAACAGCATCAGCGAAAAGCGTGCTGACTAAGGGACAGACTGAGAATTCTCTTGCGCTACATAGTGCTTACGTGCAGTATTTTCCCTTTTTTAGTTTCATTTTAGCTTGTCATTTTGTGACCGTTAATTTTCTTTATCCCCTTACCCCAGCCCACGCATGCCAGTAGGTCTATACAGTAGCTAACCTCCGTCTTTCCCTATCTTCTTCCTATGTTTTCAGTGGcgtaaaaaacaacaacaaataataATCGTCTCATTAGCCATGATACACAATAATTTTTGCTTTAATTTTTAAATTGTGGTTCTGACTGCATGCTACCTGCCGTCAAAAGGTCATCGTGTTAGCACTCTGCGCCCTCACATCGACGGCAACAGCTGGGGGCTATGGCGGTGGCCATGGAGCGATCATCTTGGCTGGAGACGGTGGTGGTTATGGAGGAGGCGGACATGGTGGTTACAGCAAAGTGGTGCCTGGACCCTCATTCCTCGTGAGCACGGTGC
The DNA window shown above is from Dermacentor silvarum isolate Dsil-2018 chromosome 1, BIME_Dsil_1.4, whole genome shotgun sequence and carries:
- the LOC119466471 gene encoding uncharacterized protein LOC119466471, which translates into the protein MNAWVIVLALCALTSTATAGGYGGGHGAIILAGDGGGYGGGGHGGYSKVVPGPSFLVSTVHHVHKISHGGAIIGGYDLVSRGGGYGGGHGGGYGGGYGGYGGHGW